The Fragaria vesca subsp. vesca linkage group LG2, FraVesHawaii_1.0, whole genome shotgun sequence genome includes a window with the following:
- the LOC101297119 gene encoding putative ribonuclease H protein At1g65750-like — MGPRNLDNCLSQIEPSISDSQNSALTCPFSVEEVQRAVKQMGNFKAPGPNGFPGRFYHQYWEVVRDNINYGVARFQRGEANLSSIRRTNIVLIPKIPLPETNAFVLGRQIQDNLIVAHEVYHYLKLKKASSNHEMALKLDMNKAYDRVEWDFLEATLLKFGFEPREILIKLEAMVVPSYPMAIFLMPGTLCKAINSDIANFWWGYSGSKPKIHFRSWDSVCKSKSAGGIGFKDLAVFNKAFLGKQCWRLIKNPNSLWCRVLKGRYFENSNFVHAKKGSRPSWVWNSLLAGQDTITSNAFWQVRNRQSIEVWKDRWVPNSIGGSIIPIDTSNRFTPLLVAEVIDENREWQIDHLKPFLRDSDFNSIKAIPIGAASERDVLVWPHSKSENYSVRSGYYKTLSAWVPKASIKASTSHKVDPHVWKIAWGSKLAPKVSNFTWKALANALPTCENLHKRNIGNSPLCKICGLFPETIEHCLLLCEWTELVWFGSLAGYSLNKQSITTLEKWLLETDKKGAFLADDKQFCLQLILWHLWEIWKHRYEIVMSHGKPNPKVVIEKIKHNFGEWGAAQVSNLKSLNMTSSQSASNDWCPPPNHVVKVNMDGAWDDQTKISGIGIVIRNHRGACLAGASLYGKYNSTIEMEAEAVVRGLQLAKRLRFQSIVVEGDCYEVFSAIKSSI; from the exons ATGGGGCCGAGAAACCTAGACAATTGCCTATCCCAAATTGAGCCTTCAATCTCTGATTCCCAAAACTCAGCTCTCACTTGCCCTTTTTCTGTGGAGGAAGTCCAAAGAGCAGTGAAACAGATGGGTAATTTCAAGGCCCCCGGGCCGAATGGGTTCCCAGGGAGGTTCTATCACCAGTATTGGGAGGTAGTTAGAGACAATATTAATTATGGTGTGGCTAGATTTCAGAGGGGAGAGGCCAATCTCAGTTCCATTAGAAGAACAAACATTGTTCTGATCCCTAAAATTCCCCTTCCAGAGACA AATGCTTTTGTTCTTGGGAGACAAATTCAAGATAATCTCATTGTGGCACATGAGGTCTATCATTATCTGAAATTGAAGAAGGCGAGCTCAAATCATGAGATGGCGTTGAAGTTGGACATGAATAAGGCGTATGACCGTGTGGAGTGGGATTTCCTTGAAGCAACTCTTTTGAAGTTCGGTTTTGAGCCGAG GGAAATTCTCATAAAATTGGAGGCCATGGTGGTGCCATCATATCCAATGGCAATTTTTCTCATGCCAGGTACTTTGTGCAAGGCTATCAACTCGGACATAGCTAACTTTTGGTGGGGGTACTCAGGCTCCAAACCGAAAATTCACTTCAGGTCCTGGGATTCTGTTTGCAAGAGCAAATCTGCTGGGGGTATTGGTTTCAAGGACTTGGCTGTTTTCAACAAGGCTTTCCTAGGAAAGCAATGCTGGAGACTTATTAAGAACCCTAACTCTCTTTGGTGCCGTGTTCTAAAAGGAAGATATTTTGAGAATTCAAATTTTGTGCATGCAAAGAAAGGGTCGCGTCCTTCTTGGGTTTGGAATAGCCTTTTAGCTGGCCAAGACACAATCACCTCAAATGCCTTCTGGCAAGTAAGGAACAGGCAGTCAATTGAAGTATGGAAAGATCGTTGGGTGCCGAACTCTATTGGGGGTTCAATCATTCCGATTGACACTTCAAACAGGTTTACGCCACTCTTGGTAGCAGAGGTGATTGATGAGAATAGGGAATGGCAGATTGATCATCTTAAACCCTTCTTAAGGGATTCAGATTTCAACTCAATTAAGGCCATCCCCATTGGAGCTGCTTCAGAAAGAGATGTTCTTGTTTGGCCTCATTCCAAGAGCGAGAACTATTCTGTCAGAAGCGGTTACTACAAAACTCTCTCAGCTTGGGTTCCTAAAGCTTCAATCAAGGCATCCACTTCTCACAAGGTTGATCCTCATGTCTGGAAGATAGCCTGGGGATCCAAGCTGGCACCAAAGGTTTCAAACTTCACTTGGAAAGCCTTGGCTAACGCTCTTCCAACTTGTGAGAATCTTCACAAGAGGAATATAGGGAACTCCCCCTTATGCAAAATCTGTGGTCTCTTTCCAGAAACTATAGAACATTGTCTTCTTCTTTGTGAATGGACAGAGCTGGTTTGGTTTGGTAGCTTGGCAGGCTATTCCCTAAATAAGCAAAGTATCACTACCTTGGAGAAGTGGTTATTGGAGACTGATAAAAAGGGAGCTTTCTTGGCCGATGATAAACAATTCTGTTTGCAGCTTATTCTATGGCACCTTTGGGAGATTTGGAAGCACCGTTATGAGATTGTGATGAGTCATGGAAAGCCGAATCCTAAAGTGGTCATCGAGAAGATAAAACACAATTTTGGGGAGTGGGGTGCAGCTCAGGTGTCTAATCTTAAGTCCCTTAATATGACTTCTTCTCAAAGTGCTAGCAACGACTGGTGTCCCCCTCCGAATCATGTTGTAAAGGTTAACATGGATGGAGCTTGGGATGATCAGACAAAGATTAGCGGAATTGGGATTGTAATTAGGAATCATAGAGGAGCGTGCCTTGCTGGGGCAAGCCTTTATGGGAAGTACAATTCAACTATTGAAATGGAGGCGGAGGCAGTGGTGCGGGGACTTCAGCTTGCAAAGCGCCTAAGGTTCCAATCTATTGTGGTTGAGGGGGATTGCTATGAGGTGTTCTCTGCCATCAAGTCCTCTATTTAG